In the genome of Flavobacterium panacagri, one region contains:
- a CDS encoding nuclear transport factor 2 family protein, which produces MTKKEIARNFLNLAAKGHSHEGFRLYVGKNFKHHNAHFKGDAQTLMLAMEESARTNPNKIFKIHHILEDENLVAVHSHLKQSPADIGFAVVHILKFKDDKIVELWDLGQPIPKETINENGMF; this is translated from the coding sequence ATGACTAAGAAAGAAATCGCTAGAAACTTCCTGAATCTTGCTGCAAAAGGGCATTCTCACGAAGGTTTTCGATTATATGTCGGAAAGAATTTCAAACATCATAACGCGCATTTCAAAGGCGATGCACAAACTTTAATGCTCGCCATGGAAGAATCGGCCAGAACAAATCCGAATAAGATTTTTAAAATTCATCATATACTCGAAGACGAAAATTTAGTTGCGGTACATTCGCACTTAAAACAAAGTCCTGCAGATATTGGTTTTGCTGTAGTTCACATCCTAAAATTCAAAGACGATAAAATCGTCGAACTTTGGGATTTAGGCCAGCCAATTCCGAAAGAAACTATTAACGAAAATGGAATGTTTTAA
- a CDS encoding serine hydrolase domain-containing protein, producing the protein MNFIPKISLLLLFILSSCHSSAQKKDDYQKSIDSLIQNTTNPVFNGVMLISQNGKILYSKAKGYSNFETKKPLTLDSQFEIMSITRQITAALVLKEVEKGKIDLHTPIKKYLPNIKQTWADTITIHQLLNHSHGITDLQKPLLFKPGSDFKYGNEGYPILGQILESVTKKSYSELANDLFKKLKMNNTFCYSKDKDRNLVTGYMNNGGNLEKAENNLISPYKVPSGGLISTVNDLLIWNNNLHKGKILKPESYKLMTSYTIKNQHNFFGKDKEGYGYGLRIIEKEPIKYFGHTGLGNGFSAVNLYFPESDVSLIVLENQMPEDSNLFYASEFKIKNILFKSNLLNKK; encoded by the coding sequence ATGAACTTTATTCCTAAAATCTCCTTACTATTACTTTTTATTCTTTCCAGCTGTCATTCATCGGCACAAAAAAAAGACGATTATCAAAAAAGCATTGACAGCTTAATTCAAAATACTACCAATCCAGTATTTAATGGTGTTATGCTTATTTCTCAAAATGGAAAAATACTTTATTCTAAAGCCAAAGGATATTCCAACTTTGAAACTAAAAAACCTTTGACACTCGATAGTCAATTTGAAATTATGTCAATTACCAGACAAATTACGGCGGCTTTAGTTTTGAAAGAAGTTGAAAAAGGTAAAATTGATCTTCATACTCCAATAAAAAAATACCTTCCCAATATAAAACAAACATGGGCAGATACGATTACAATCCATCAGTTATTAAATCATTCCCATGGAATCACTGATTTACAAAAACCTTTGCTTTTTAAACCTGGAAGTGATTTTAAATATGGAAATGAAGGTTATCCAATACTCGGTCAGATTCTTGAATCTGTAACAAAAAAAAGCTATTCAGAACTGGCTAATGATTTGTTTAAAAAGCTTAAAATGAATAATACCTTTTGTTATTCAAAAGATAAGGACAGAAATTTAGTTACTGGATACATGAATAATGGTGGAAATTTAGAAAAAGCAGAAAATAATTTAATATCACCTTACAAAGTGCCTTCGGGCGGTCTTATTTCTACTGTTAATGATCTTTTAATATGGAATAATAATCTACATAAAGGAAAAATTCTAAAACCTGAATCATACAAATTGATGACATCGTATACGATTAAAAATCAACATAATTTCTTTGGAAAAGATAAAGAAGGCTATGGTTATGGCTTAAGAATTATCGAAAAAGAACCCATAAAATATTTTGGTCATACTGGTCTTGGTAACGGATTTTCTGCTGTAAATTTGTATTTTCCTGAAAGTGATGTAAGTCTCATTGTATTAGAAAATCAAATGCCTGAAGATTCTAATTTGTTTTATGCTAGTGAATTTAAAATCAAAAACATTCTTTTTAAAAGTAATTTATTAAATAAAAAATAA
- a CDS encoding DUF6620 family protein, which translates to MFKKLFGALTGDKQENQNYEAQTSNDNYENDYEDNYKEVEYDPETLHGTHYTVEDFDNEVAERAEAWIADERASGENLDEKDIQNIYFNYRRTVYTEWNNCDSDQMIRFEHANSLKYSGIQTSGFVKVDDNNPFLEPVHGVDLRTYTAMCLKISAGIDYLEVCKAMGFEPIVWEELNTIWPQRMGEDTSFTVTTLFGQYYAENVTVPQLENLKATISEEGAANLERMKTDRYFYEELAGARQAAYEYGIDGAQWILENFGINLADFQSVAMQWMTEQNQNWNSEDIIEFSNYQQEKQKEYAAKFAAEQGGNIADDVNF; encoded by the coding sequence ATGTTTAAAAAACTTTTTGGAGCTCTAACAGGAGACAAACAAGAAAACCAAAATTATGAAGCACAGACTTCGAATGACAATTACGAAAATGATTATGAGGATAATTATAAAGAAGTAGAATACGATCCAGAAACTTTACATGGAACACATTATACAGTAGAAGATTTTGATAACGAAGTAGCAGAAAGAGCCGAAGCCTGGATCGCAGACGAACGTGCAAGCGGTGAAAATTTAGACGAGAAAGACATTCAAAACATCTATTTCAACTACAGAAGAACAGTTTATACAGAATGGAATAACTGCGACTCTGATCAAATGATTCGATTCGAACACGCTAATTCTTTAAAATACAGCGGAATTCAAACTTCAGGATTTGTAAAAGTCGATGATAATAATCCGTTTTTGGAACCAGTTCACGGTGTAGATTTAAGAACATATACTGCTATGTGTCTTAAAATAAGTGCTGGAATTGATTATCTAGAAGTTTGTAAAGCAATGGGATTTGAACCAATTGTTTGGGAAGAACTAAATACAATCTGGCCACAGCGTATGGGTGAAGATACTTCGTTTACGGTTACGACACTTTTCGGGCAATATTATGCTGAAAACGTAACGGTTCCGCAATTGGAAAATCTTAAAGCTACAATTTCAGAAGAAGGAGCTGCAAACTTAGAAAGAATGAAAACCGATCGTTATTTCTATGAAGAATTAGCTGGAGCAAGACAAGCTGCTTACGAATACGGAATTGACGGTGCACAATGGATTCTAGAAAACTTCGGAATCAATCTGGCCGATTTCCAATCTGTAGCCATGCAATGGATGACAGAGCAAAACCAAAACTGGAATTCTGAAGACATTATCGAATTCTCCAATTATCAACAGGAGAAACAAAAAGAATACGCTGCAAAATTCGCCGCTGAGCAAGGCGGAAATATCGCAGACGACGTAAATTTCTAA
- a CDS encoding SRPBCC family protein — MSTQDFTTKIIVNQSPEEVFKAIQNVRGWWSEEIQGKTANLNDEFDYHYEDVHRCKVKLTEVILNQKIVWFIEQNYFKFTEVKTEWTGTKPTFEIKEKDGKTELTFTHFGLIPEYECFEICRDAWTNYIQNSLKKLIETGKGEPNATGKPQTENEKKLSARN; from the coding sequence ATGAGCACACAAGATTTTACCACAAAAATAATAGTCAATCAATCTCCCGAAGAAGTTTTCAAAGCCATACAAAACGTTCGAGGCTGGTGGTCGGAAGAAATTCAAGGAAAAACAGCTAATTTGAATGATGAATTTGATTATCATTATGAAGATGTTCACCGCTGTAAAGTAAAATTGACTGAAGTAATTCTGAACCAAAAAATCGTATGGTTTATTGAACAGAATTATTTCAAATTCACAGAAGTTAAAACCGAATGGACTGGAACAAAACCAACTTTTGAAATCAAAGAAAAAGATGGAAAAACTGAACTGACTTTTACTCATTTTGGTTTAATTCCTGAATATGAATGTTTCGAAATCTGTCGTGATGCTTGGACAAACTATATTCAGAATAGTTTAAAAAAACTAATCGAAACTGGAAAAGGCGAACCGAATGCAACAGGAAAACCGCAAACAGAAAACGAGAAGAAATTATCAGCAAGAAATTAA
- a CDS encoding GNAT family N-acetyltransferase, whose translation MLSIVEFRNIDLEPLQKIFLEERKRTFTWVDTSEFELEDFDKQTHGEYILTALLDNTAVGFISIWMPNNFIHHLYVDHEYQGKNIGTELLKMAITKINFPVTLKCLVNNTKAVDFYTKKGFIEKKQGQSNNGTYILFELTKDIK comes from the coding sequence ATGCTTAGTATTGTAGAATTTAGAAATATCGATTTAGAACCTTTACAAAAAATTTTCTTAGAAGAAAGAAAAAGAACTTTTACATGGGTTGACACATCTGAATTTGAATTGGAAGATTTTGATAAACAAACGCACGGAGAATACATTTTGACAGCACTTCTAGACAATACAGCTGTTGGCTTTATTTCGATCTGGATGCCTAATAATTTTATTCATCATCTTTATGTGGATCATGAATATCAGGGGAAAAATATTGGAACCGAATTATTAAAAATGGCTATTACGAAAATTAATTTTCCAGTTACATTAAAATGCCTTGTAAACAACACTAAAGCAGTAGATTTCTACACTAAAAAAGGTTTTATAGAAAAAAAACAAGGGCAATCCAACAATGGAACTTATATTTTATTTGAATTAACTAAAGATATAAAATAA
- a CDS encoding lactonase family protein, whose translation MNLKNLILTITFLLSCNLFSQNTYVFLGSYNRDKSAEAIQVYQLDTLNEKLTKFTSAKNIINPSYLTVSPNGKYVYACTDTKTPNAGSISSFEFNTENKSLTFLNSQRSGGENPVYVSVHKSGKWIANANYTEGSVSVFPILENGKIDSIAQNFQYMDGSTHKERQTKSHVHSAVFSPQYDYLFLPDLGADKIRCYAFDENQKKPLMETQNPFTKTDLEAGPRHFTFHPNQKYGYCIEEMAGQISVYKYENGVLNKVQRIATHPDKIKEGFESSDVHISPDGKFLYATNRGKENNIAIFSIDENGLLKSIGYQSTLGKHPRVFAIDESGKFLVVSNVQTGNVIVFKRNPKTGFLKKTGKEIKIQDVSCVQIKRI comes from the coding sequence ATGAACCTAAAAAACCTCATACTAACCATAACCTTTCTTTTAAGCTGTAATCTATTTTCCCAGAACACTTACGTCTTTTTAGGATCATACAATCGTGATAAATCGGCAGAAGCGATTCAGGTGTATCAATTGGATACTTTAAACGAAAAATTGACGAAATTTACTTCAGCTAAGAATATCATTAATCCTTCTTATTTAACGGTTTCTCCAAATGGGAAATATGTTTATGCCTGCACAGATACCAAAACACCAAATGCAGGAAGTATAAGCAGTTTTGAATTTAATACTGAAAATAAAAGTCTGACATTTTTAAACAGTCAGCGAAGCGGCGGCGAAAACCCTGTTTACGTTTCAGTTCATAAAAGCGGAAAATGGATTGCAAACGCTAATTATACAGAAGGAAGTGTTTCTGTTTTTCCCATATTAGAAAATGGTAAAATTGACTCGATTGCACAGAATTTTCAATATATGGATGGAAGTACTCATAAAGAAAGACAAACCAAATCACACGTTCATTCGGCTGTATTTTCTCCTCAGTATGATTATTTATTTTTACCCGATTTAGGAGCTGATAAAATTCGCTGTTATGCTTTTGACGAAAACCAGAAAAAACCTTTAATGGAAACCCAAAATCCATTTACAAAAACCGATTTAGAAGCTGGTCCGAGACATTTTACTTTTCATCCAAATCAAAAATATGGATATTGTATTGAAGAAATGGCTGGGCAGATCAGTGTTTACAAATATGAAAATGGCGTTTTGAATAAAGTACAGCGCATCGCAACACATCCTGATAAAATAAAAGAAGGTTTTGAAAGTTCTGATGTTCATATTTCACCAGACGGAAAATTCCTTTATGCAACAAATCGAGGAAAAGAAAACAACATTGCAATTTTCTCAATAGACGAAAACGGATTATTAAAAAGCATCGGCTATCAATCTACTTTAGGAAAACATCCACGAGTTTTTGCTATTGACGAAAGTGGTAAATTTTTGGTTGTCTCGAATGTTCAAACAGGAAATGTAATCGTTTTTAAAAGAAATCCTAAAACTGGATTCCTAAAGAAAACTGGAAAAGAAATTAAAATACAAGATGTTTCTTGTGTACAGATTAAACGGATTTAA
- a CDS encoding MBL fold metallo-hydrolase, producing MITFLILLALIALALYRFLEHPKFGKAPSGERLNLIQKSPQYKNGKFENQSFTPDLAEGASMAGVLLEFFFKKVDRKIPSDLIPSIKTNLHELPIDEDVLVWFGHSSYFIQLEGKRFLIDPVFSGNASPIPGTTKSFKGSDIYTVDDLPEIDYLLITHDHYDHLDYDTILKLKPKTKKVITALGVGSHFEFWGFPSENIMEKDWFSTVELDENIMLHTAPSRHFSGRSFKRCNTLWTSFILETKDFKMYLGGDSGYDKHFAEIGEKYGPFDIALLDNGQYNEKWKYIHNMPEDVVKAMKDLKAKRVFPVHSSKFALSLHSWDAPLIKVTELNNLSENPIPLITPMIGEKVELKNEKQEFKQWWKGIN from the coding sequence ATGATTACATTTTTAATTCTATTAGCGCTAATAGCACTTGCCCTTTACCGATTTTTGGAACATCCAAAATTTGGAAAAGCCCCTTCTGGCGAAAGACTGAATTTAATTCAGAAATCGCCTCAATATAAAAACGGAAAGTTCGAAAATCAGAGCTTTACGCCCGATCTTGCCGAAGGAGCAAGTATGGCTGGAGTTTTGCTTGAATTTTTCTTCAAAAAAGTAGATCGAAAAATTCCATCCGATTTAATTCCGTCCATAAAAACCAATTTACATGAACTTCCAATTGATGAAGATGTTTTGGTTTGGTTTGGGCATTCGTCGTATTTTATACAGTTGGAGGGAAAACGTTTTTTGATTGATCCTGTTTTTAGCGGCAACGCCTCTCCTATTCCAGGCACTACAAAATCATTTAAAGGAAGTGATATTTATACGGTTGACGATCTTCCCGAAATCGATTATTTGTTGATTACACACGATCATTATGATCATCTGGATTACGATACAATTCTTAAATTAAAACCTAAAACAAAAAAAGTAATCACAGCTCTTGGAGTTGGTTCACATTTTGAGTTCTGGGGATTTCCATCTGAAAATATTATGGAAAAAGATTGGTTTTCTACAGTAGAATTGGATGAAAATATAATGCTTCATACAGCACCTTCCAGACATTTCTCCGGAAGAAGTTTTAAAAGATGCAACACCCTTTGGACTTCTTTTATTTTAGAAACTAAAGATTTTAAAATGTATCTGGGCGGAGACAGCGGCTATGATAAACATTTTGCAGAAATAGGCGAAAAATATGGGCCGTTTGATATTGCTTTATTGGACAATGGCCAATACAACGAAAAATGGAAATATATTCATAATATGCCCGAAGATGTTGTAAAAGCTATGAAAGACCTAAAAGCAAAAAGAGTATTTCCAGTTCATTCATCAAAATTTGCCCTTTCCCTTCATTCCTGGGATGCGCCTTTAATTAAAGTAACGGAATTGAATAATTTAAGCGAAAATCCGATTCCATTAATTACTCCAATGATTGGCGAAAAAGTAGAGCTTAAAAACGAAAAACAGGAATTTAAACAATGGTGGAAAGGAATTAATTAA
- a CDS encoding ArsR family transcriptional regulator, giving the protein MSTESSIKPAKKCYEHLGGKLGELLLENFTDKKWIAKKSASDKHFYITELGEKEFTKLGIDLSKIKSEAI; this is encoded by the coding sequence ATGAGTACCGAATCTTCTATAAAACCTGCCAAAAAATGCTACGAACATCTCGGTGGCAAACTCGGTGAATTGCTTTTAGAAAACTTTACCGACAAAAAATGGATTGCTAAAAAATCTGCTTCAGATAAACATTTTTATATTACCGAATTGGGAGAAAAAGAATTCACTAAACTCGGTATAGACCTTTCAAAAATCAAATCGGAGGCCATTTAA
- a CDS encoding DUF2314 domain-containing protein, with the protein MEETKIFYADGENPKMIEAYKKAQETFKYFWRELSWEYRRIVPGLDVACVKLAFTQEIDNETVVEHMWINDVNFDGENIYGILVNDPNELTNVSNGDEIAIPLNQISDWLFAINGQTYGAFTIQAMRSEMSEDERDAHDDAWGLDFGDFNDILVVNEQKEKPENLIEHPMSKNMKESLIDFVKNNPEELTHKDELGYTFLHREVIAGNQTSVEVLLESGADKNAKTESGKTALDFAKELKWDHLLPLLQ; encoded by the coding sequence ATGGAAGAAACAAAAATATTCTACGCCGATGGAGAAAATCCAAAAATGATTGAAGCTTACAAAAAAGCACAGGAAACCTTTAAATATTTCTGGAGAGAATTATCTTGGGAATACAGAAGAATAGTTCCTGGATTGGATGTTGCCTGTGTAAAACTAGCTTTTACTCAAGAAATTGACAACGAAACTGTCGTAGAACATATGTGGATTAACGATGTAAATTTTGACGGCGAAAACATATACGGCATTTTGGTAAATGATCCAAATGAGTTGACAAATGTTTCTAATGGAGATGAAATTGCTATTCCACTGAATCAAATCAGTGATTGGTTGTTTGCCATTAACGGACAAACTTATGGTGCTTTTACGATTCAAGCGATGCGTTCTGAAATGAGTGAAGACGAAAGAGATGCTCATGACGATGCTTGGGGATTAGATTTTGGCGATTTTAATGATATTCTGGTGGTTAACGAACAAAAGGAAAAACCAGAAAATCTGATTGAACATCCAATGAGCAAAAACATGAAAGAAAGTCTTATTGATTTTGTAAAAAACAATCCAGAAGAACTAACTCACAAGGATGAATTGGGCTATACTTTTTTACATCGCGAAGTCATTGCTGGAAATCAAACTTCCGTAGAAGTTTTGTTAGAATCTGGAGCAGATAAAAATGCGAAGACCGAAAGTGGCAAAACAGCCTTAGATTTTGCCAAAGAACTAAAATGGGATCATTTACTGCCATTACTTCAATAA
- a CDS encoding TPM domain-containing protein: MKKILFLFTIALFLPNAFFAQTKAESPAIFAKSYDYVNDFEKILTPSQAKSLNDYLKSSETKTKSKIVIVTTSSISPYTDLNDYSLGLDKYMLSKLKIDTSILIVISKQLRQIQVQGVEKIRAKISDQEIKDLIAAYIVPELKKGDYYKGLQQGTLELVKKIE, encoded by the coding sequence ATGAAAAAAATATTGTTTTTATTTACGATTGCACTTTTTTTGCCAAATGCTTTTTTTGCACAAACAAAAGCAGAATCTCCTGCAATATTTGCCAAATCGTATGATTATGTAAATGACTTCGAAAAAATTCTTACTCCAAGTCAGGCTAAAAGTTTAAATGATTACTTAAAATCAAGTGAAACTAAAACAAAAAGCAAGATTGTCATTGTAACGACATCATCAATAAGTCCTTACACCGATTTAAACGACTATTCTTTAGGTTTAGATAAATACATGCTTTCAAAATTAAAAATCGACACTTCAATTCTAATTGTTATCAGTAAACAATTAAGACAAATTCAAGTTCAGGGTGTCGAAAAAATTCGTGCTAAAATAAGCGATCAGGAAATTAAGGATCTTATAGCAGCTTATATTGTTCCTGAACTTAAAAAAGGCGATTATTACAAAGGACTACAGCAAGGTACACTTGAGCTTGTAAAAAAAATAGAATAG
- a CDS encoding DUF2625 domain-containing protein, whose product MRPINELIDQNDSGWKLVKEWIDTAKNKVEILPADPQKAKDALYQTQVTTSSPMGAVIYKTGGLLIDNGWIRILGSGSPKLNRSLPDWNKGKSFKETGETPSFLLIADDALGGFYLLNGGALGKDLGKVYYFSPDNLEYEPLDISYSEFLGFCFSNDLDKFYAGGRWENWKKEVSELPGDQVFNFYPFLWTEEGNDINKVSRKPIPVEEQYSLNLDLRKQLGH is encoded by the coding sequence ATGCGACCAATAAACGAACTAATAGATCAAAATGATTCTGGGTGGAAACTCGTAAAAGAATGGATTGATACTGCAAAAAACAAAGTAGAAATTCTTCCTGCCGACCCTCAAAAAGCCAAAGATGCTTTATATCAAACACAAGTAACTACAAGTTCTCCAATGGGAGCCGTAATCTATAAAACGGGCGGACTCTTAATCGATAATGGCTGGATCAGGATTTTGGGTTCAGGAAGTCCTAAATTGAATCGTAGTCTTCCTGATTGGAATAAAGGAAAATCTTTTAAAGAAACTGGAGAAACACCTTCTTTTCTTTTAATCGCAGATGATGCTCTTGGTGGTTTTTATCTATTAAATGGAGGAGCTTTAGGAAAAGACCTTGGAAAGGTTTATTATTTTTCGCCAGATAATTTAGAATATGAACCTCTTGATATTTCGTATTCTGAATTCTTAGGTTTCTGCTTTAGTAATGATTTGGATAAATTTTATGCAGGAGGACGCTGGGAAAACTGGAAAAAAGAAGTTTCTGAATTACCTGGTGATCAAGTTTTCAATTTCTATCCATTTTTATGGACGGAAGAAGGTAACGACATTAATAAAGTCAGCAGAAAACCAATTCCTGTAGAAGAACAATACAGTCTTAATCTGGATTTAAGAAAACAACTGGGGCATTAA
- a CDS encoding DUF1801 domain-containing protein, whose translation MAVNKTTETTNSVTDFINAVENEVKRNDAFELLKIIQEITGFEPKMWGPSIIGFGSYHYKYDSGHEGDAPLAGFSPRKTAMTVYFYLPEKEREELLPKLGKHTSSKACIYIKKLADIDMEILKKIILLSVHCTQKLYPSK comes from the coding sequence ATGGCTGTCAATAAAACCACTGAAACTACAAATAGCGTTACAGATTTTATTAACGCTGTTGAAAATGAAGTTAAAAGAAATGATGCTTTTGAACTTCTTAAAATAATACAAGAAATAACAGGTTTTGAGCCCAAGATGTGGGGGCCAAGTATCATAGGTTTTGGAAGTTATCATTATAAATATGACAGTGGTCATGAAGGAGACGCTCCTTTGGCAGGATTTTCTCCAAGAAAAACAGCAATGACTGTTTATTTTTATCTTCCAGAAAAAGAAAGAGAAGAGCTTTTGCCTAAATTGGGAAAACACACCTCCTCTAAAGCTTGTATTTACATTAAAAAATTAGCCGACATCGATATGGAAATCTTAAAAAAGATAATTTTACTTTCGGTTCACTGCACTCAAAAATTATATCCCTCCAAATAA
- a CDS encoding GNAT family N-acetyltransferase, which produces MTASNFNLQPDVLENEITKLIPLKEEHFEALFKAASDPLIWEQNPVNNRYQRDVFKTFFEIIITKGSFLILDKQTNEVMGTTSFYDYNPEKSSVAIGYTFITRKYWGGPYNKANKKLMIDYAFQYIDSILFHIGAENFRSQKAVLKLGAEKINDLTFNINGAGVPYFEYELKK; this is translated from the coding sequence ATGACAGCATCAAATTTCAATTTACAGCCTGATGTCTTAGAAAACGAAATCACAAAATTAATTCCATTAAAAGAAGAACATTTTGAAGCATTATTTAAAGCGGCATCAGATCCTTTAATTTGGGAACAAAATCCTGTAAATAACCGATATCAAAGAGACGTTTTTAAAACTTTTTTTGAAATTATTATTACAAAAGGTTCGTTTTTAATTCTCGATAAACAAACCAACGAAGTAATGGGAACAACTAGTTTTTACGACTATAACCCTGAAAAATCAAGTGTCGCAATTGGCTATACTTTTATTACAAGAAAATATTGGGGCGGCCCTTACAATAAAGCAAATAAAAAGTTAATGATTGATTATGCTTTCCAATACATTGATTCGATCCTTTTTCACATCGGAGCAGAGAATTTCCGCTCTCAAAAAGCTGTTTTAAAACTTGGAGCAGAAAAAATCAATGATTTAACATTTAATATTAATGGAGCCGGTGTGCCCTATTTTGAATACGAATTAAAAAAGTGA
- a CDS encoding n-acetylglutamate synthase, whose product MINYNNKTFKPVSNSLNGETSNETTFHYKQEGNILTSEYSGGKIISGHLIGLVDQQGNIEMRYHQVNEKGELMTGTCTSKPEILENGKIRLHENWQWTSGDHSKGNSIIEEQ is encoded by the coding sequence ATGATTAATTACAACAATAAAACATTCAAACCTGTAAGCAACAGTTTAAATGGGGAGACGTCTAACGAAACTACATTTCACTATAAGCAGGAAGGGAATATCTTAACTTCTGAATATTCGGGCGGAAAAATTATTTCGGGTCATTTAATTGGCTTGGTAGATCAACAGGGGAACATTGAAATGCGTTACCATCAAGTAAACGAAAAAGGCGAATTAATGACGGGAACCTGTACTTCTAAACCTGAAATTTTAGAAAATGGAAAAATAAGACTTCATGAAAACTGGCAGTGGACATCGGGAGATCATTCCAAAGGAAATTCTATCATAGAAGAACAATAA
- a CDS encoding suppressor of fused domain protein has product MNLKEYKKEFSEDDAVGWLEIDKEFDRLYPGQEPKHFAPAISYMLGGEHPLDGVSYYESKSQEDHYHFITYGFSELYYNEEKVDGEFSKWGFELTFRLKPYEADNGNPSWAVALLQNIAKYVFSSGNWFEEFHYMPANGPIRLNTDTDITALIFVTDPEIEKKQTPHGEVSFLQIVGITSAEYEHIKENPESVEELINKLKENNPLLITNLNRK; this is encoded by the coding sequence ATGAATTTAAAAGAATATAAAAAAGAATTTTCAGAAGACGATGCTGTAGGCTGGTTAGAAATCGATAAAGAATTTGATCGTTTATATCCAGGTCAGGAACCCAAACATTTTGCACCAGCAATTAGTTATATGCTTGGAGGAGAGCATCCGCTTGACGGGGTAAGCTATTACGAAAGTAAATCGCAGGAAGATCACTATCATTTTATTACTTACGGTTTTTCTGAATTGTATTATAACGAAGAAAAAGTAGATGGAGAATTCAGTAAATGGGGATTTGAACTTACTTTTAGACTAAAACCTTATGAGGCCGATAACGGAAATCCAAGCTGGGCTGTAGCCTTATTACAAAATATTGCCAAATATGTTTTCAGCAGCGGTAACTGGTTTGAAGAATTTCATTATATGCCCGCAAATGGGCCTATTCGATTGAATACGGATACTGATATTACAGCTTTAATTTTTGTTACTGATCCCGAAATAGAAAAGAAACAAACCCCTCACGGAGAAGTTTCCTTTTTACAAATCGTAGGAATAACGTCAGCTGAATATGAACACATCAAAGAAAATCCTGAAAGCGTCGAAGAACTAATTAATAAACTAAAAGAAAACAATCCGCTGCTTATAACTAACTTAAACAGAAAATAA
- a CDS encoding DUF1801 domain-containing protein, with the protein MKQQIQEYNDSQAIKDKEICDLLYTSINENLAATENKIWHAHPVWFIDGNPIVGYSKLKDSVRLLFWSGQSFDEEQLQNEGSFKAAEIRYTHSDQIVIEDLKRWLEKSKEIQWDYKNLVKRKGVLIRLMTKPY; encoded by the coding sequence ATGAAACAGCAAATACAAGAGTACAACGATTCCCAGGCCATAAAAGATAAAGAAATCTGTGATCTTCTTTATACCAGTATAAACGAAAATCTAGCTGCAACAGAAAACAAAATCTGGCATGCTCATCCTGTTTGGTTTATAGATGGAAATCCAATTGTGGGATACAGTAAATTAAAAGATTCTGTTCGATTGCTTTTCTGGAGCGGACAATCTTTTGATGAAGAACAACTGCAAAACGAAGGTTCTTTTAAAGCTGCCGAAATTCGCTATACCCATTCTGACCAAATTGTTATAGAAGATCTAAAACGATGGCTCGAAAAAAGCAAAGAAATTCAGTGGGATTATAAAAATCTTGTAAAACGCAAAGGAGTTCTAATTCGTTTAATGACCAAGCCCTATTAA